The following proteins are co-located in the Deinococcus sp. KNUC1210 genome:
- a CDS encoding DUF3160 domain-containing protein — MPKRPAVRTLALLALLSCASSAGAVSYALPFNLKALSNRSLLGGNKEMSLPALSAAQQQTLTRQGFVISPAEQNRWRQFHQVYEATRYAEQPVFVTTDSALHIYHLVFDKLLRDLERESLAPALKALAGRSVTAAQAQVRALAGTPLAPNALQALAYWAVAQRLIDPQAAVPAEVRPQVTAQLRLIDAHAGIAASPVFTSPDFTEDYSQYVPRGHYTRSAALKNYFRAMMWLGRINLRVKDPGETRTAALLTRLLVQDAQTSKLWARIYDPTTELIGASDDLNIRQYSAALQTTLGGDIRALSDDSKLSAFQAALAKLPPPRVNSVFVVARPGEGAEVRQRDTLGFRVMGQRFTLDGAALQQLVYREVGDLQKPRTLPRGLDLMAALGSDAAKAELRTLGDFSFKNYESQLAKVRTQFAALKPADWKANLYSGWIYTLQAVVKPDTRDARYPAFMRMPAWSRKELLTALGSWTELRHDTLLYAKQVMAEMGAGEEPEHPRGYVEPNAAVWARLLALEAQTHDVLKSQNILSQRTAENLASLSDMLGFLQSVTARELSGGRISRDEYDRIHFYGGWLEELTTASTDPEGGDQGGSPAFDEPPYAAVVADVATDGGSGTALEEGTGTIQELYALVPDGRGGTQVARGGVYSQYEFTVPLAGRLTDEAWRARLSAGQIPPTHPWLRGVVVK; from the coding sequence ATGCCCAAACGCCCTGCCGTGCGCACGCTGGCCCTGCTCGCCCTGCTGTCCTGTGCGTCCAGCGCCGGGGCCGTCAGCTACGCGCTGCCCTTCAATCTCAAGGCCCTGAGCAACCGCTCTTTGCTCGGCGGCAACAAAGAGATGTCGCTGCCTGCTCTGAGCGCCGCGCAGCAGCAGACACTGACCCGGCAGGGCTTCGTGATTTCGCCTGCCGAGCAGAACAGGTGGCGGCAGTTTCATCAGGTCTACGAGGCCACCCGCTACGCCGAACAGCCGGTGTTCGTGACCACCGATTCGGCGCTGCACATCTATCATCTGGTCTTCGACAAGCTGCTGCGCGACCTGGAGCGCGAAAGTCTGGCACCCGCCCTCAAGGCGCTGGCAGGCCGCAGCGTGACGGCGGCGCAGGCGCAGGTCAGGGCGCTCGCAGGCACGCCGCTCGCCCCCAACGCGCTCCAGGCGCTGGCGTACTGGGCAGTGGCGCAGCGGCTGATCGACCCGCAGGCCGCCGTTCCCGCCGAAGTGAGGCCGCAGGTAACGGCGCAGCTCCGCCTGATCGACGCCCACGCGGGCATCGCCGCCTCTCCGGTCTTCACCAGCCCGGATTTCACGGAAGATTACTCGCAGTACGTGCCCCGGGGTCACTACACCCGCAGCGCCGCGCTGAAAAACTACTTCCGGGCCATGATGTGGCTCGGGCGTATCAACCTGCGTGTAAAGGACCCCGGCGAAACGCGCACGGCGGCCCTGCTGACCCGGCTGCTGGTGCAGGACGCGCAGACCAGCAAGCTCTGGGCACGGATCTACGACCCCACCACCGAACTGATCGGCGCGAGCGACGACCTGAATATCCGCCAGTACAGCGCCGCGCTTCAGACGACGCTGGGCGGCGATATCCGCGCCCTGTCGGACGACAGCAAGCTGAGTGCCTTTCAGGCCGCGCTCGCCAAGCTGCCGCCCCCGCGTGTGAACAGCGTGTTCGTGGTCGCCCGGCCCGGCGAAGGTGCCGAGGTGCGCCAGCGCGACACCCTGGGCTTCCGGGTGATGGGACAGCGCTTCACGCTCGACGGCGCGGCGCTGCAACAGCTCGTATACCGCGAGGTGGGCGACCTTCAGAAGCCGCGCACCCTGCCCAGGGGCCTCGATCTGATGGCCGCGCTCGGCAGCGACGCAGCGAAGGCCGAACTTCGCACACTGGGCGATTTCAGTTTCAAGAACTACGAATCGCAGCTCGCCAAGGTCCGCACCCAGTTCGCTGCCCTGAAGCCTGCCGACTGGAAAGCCAATCTGTACAGCGGCTGGATCTATACGCTTCAGGCCGTGGTGAAGCCGGACACCCGCGACGCCCGCTACCCGGCCTTCATGAGAATGCCTGCCTGGAGCCGCAAGGAGCTGCTGACGGCACTGGGAAGCTGGACGGAACTGCGCCACGACACGCTGCTGTACGCCAAGCAGGTGATGGCCGAGATGGGTGCGGGCGAGGAGCCGGAACATCCTCGCGGCTACGTCGAACCGAACGCGGCAGTCTGGGCGCGGCTGCTGGCGCTGGAGGCGCAGACCCATGACGTGCTGAAGTCGCAGAACATCCTGTCTCAGCGCACCGCCGAGAATCTGGCGAGCCTGAGCGACATGCTCGGCTTCCTACAATCGGTCACGGCCCGCGAGCTGTCGGGCGGCAGGATCAGCCGCGACGAATACGACCGGATCCACTTCTACGGCGGCTGGCTGGAGGAACTGACCACCGCCAGCACCGACCCCGAGGGGGGCGATCAGGGCGGCAGTCCAGCGTTCGACGAACCCCCGTATGCCGCTGTGGTGGCCGACGTGGCGACGGATGGTGGCAGTGGCACGGCGCTGGAAGAAGGCACCGGCACCATTCAGGAGCTGTATGCCCTGGTGCCCGACGGCAGGGGCGGCACGCAGGTGGCACGCGGCGGTGTGTACTCACAGTACGAATTCACGGTGCCGCTCGCAGGTCGCCTGACCGACGAGGCGTGGCGAGCCCGGCTAAGCGCGGGGCAGATTCCGCCGACCCATCCGTGGCTGCGTGGCGTGGTGGTCAAGTAG
- a CDS encoding CapA family protein: MAAWRGGQVGTPIRAFSVLPAALLLTCTAVAAPLLALGGDVSLARGIRADDPLGPVRLALHADAAYANLESPLTSEPGQTRGIDLRAGPERVGALSVFRALGTENNHMQDGGPGGLIQSRRVLAAAGVQPVSRTLHFSEVGGVRVAWIAFFDDGTTLPPLVAIRAGAAGARYVVVGVHWGAEYQPTTPRQRHLAAELARAGATLIVGSGPHVLQGHELIGRTLVLYSLGNLLFDSKFPSARVAAVVRVRLDALHAACAIPTRSRAGRAELADPQEAAYALSRLGLPPC, translated from the coding sequence GTGGCTGCGTGGCGTGGTGGTCAAGTAGGCACGCCGATTCGGGCCTTCAGCGTGCTGCCTGCGGCCCTGCTCCTGACCTGCACTGCTGTCGCCGCGCCGCTGCTGGCTCTGGGCGGCGACGTGAGTCTGGCACGCGGCATTCGCGCCGATGATCCGCTGGGGCCGGTTCGGCTGGCCCTGCACGCCGACGCCGCCTACGCCAACCTGGAAAGCCCGCTGACCTCGGAGCCGGGGCAGACACGCGGCATCGATCTGCGTGCAGGGCCGGAGCGGGTGGGTGCGCTCTCGGTCTTCAGGGCGCTCGGTACCGAAAACAACCATATGCAGGACGGTGGCCCCGGCGGGCTGATCCAGAGTCGGCGGGTGCTGGCGGCAGCGGGCGTTCAGCCGGTTTCGCGCACGCTGCACTTCTCGGAGGTCGGCGGCGTGCGGGTCGCGTGGATCGCGTTTTTCGACGACGGCACAACGCTGCCCCCGCTGGTAGCGATTCGGGCGGGGGCAGCGGGAGCGCGGTACGTCGTGGTGGGCGTTCACTGGGGCGCGGAATACCAGCCGACCACGCCCCGGCAGCGCCACCTCGCCGCTGAGCTGGCACGTGCGGGCGCCACCCTGATCGTGGGAAGCGGCCCACACGTCCTTCAGGGGCATGAACTGATAGGCCGCACGCTGGTGCTCTACAGCCTGGGCAACCTGCTCTTCGATTCGAAGTTCCCGAGTGCCCGCGTCGCGGCGGTGGTGCGGGTGCGCCTGGACGCCCTGCACGCCGCCTGCGCCATTCCGACCCGTTCACGGGCAGGCAGAGCCGAACTCGCCGACCCACAGGAAGCGGCCTACGCGCTGTCGCGGCTGGGCCTGCCACCATGCTGA
- a CDS encoding cupin domain-containing protein: MTKMNPNAAGKTLVQGERVALRLWSGEVPGTHKEMHTSPYETVGYVLQGRAEVEVNSERHTVGVGDTYLIPQGAMHTYHFLETFSAVEAISQPEEGSGE, encoded by the coding sequence ATGACCAAGATGAATCCGAATGCCGCTGGGAAAACTCTCGTGCAGGGTGAGCGCGTCGCGCTGCGCCTGTGGTCGGGCGAAGTGCCGGGCACCCACAAGGAAATGCACACCAGCCCTTACGAGACGGTCGGCTACGTGCTCCAGGGCCGGGCCGAAGTCGAGGTGAACAGCGAGCGGCACACCGTCGGCGTGGGCGACACCTATCTGATTCCTCAGGGTGCGATGCACACCTATCACTTTCTGGAGACGTTCAGCGCTGTCGAGGCTATCAGCCAGCCGGAAGAGGGAAGCGGGGAGTAA
- the urtE gene encoding urea ABC transporter ATP-binding subunit UrtE has product MLKLEHVSAAYGQSQVLWDVNLEIADAEAVTLIGRNGVGKSTLLRTISGLHPVMGGGVRLNGEQVERLPAFARARSGLAYVPQGRGLFSQLSVHENLLMGLPALGGRGTVKHEIPELVYEPLPICRDMASRKAGNLSGGQQQQVAIGRALVTKPRYLLLDEPTEGIQPSIVQEIETALTRIRQELRVAVLLVEQYLDFAWAFADRYYVMQKGRLVDTGLTADTPTGAVQRYLGV; this is encoded by the coding sequence ATGCTCAAACTTGAACATGTCAGCGCCGCCTACGGGCAGAGTCAGGTGCTCTGGGACGTGAATCTGGAAATTGCCGACGCCGAGGCTGTGACGCTGATCGGGCGAAACGGCGTGGGCAAATCCACGCTGCTGCGAACCATCAGCGGGCTGCATCCGGTCATGGGGGGCGGCGTGCGGCTGAACGGCGAGCAGGTCGAACGCCTGCCCGCTTTCGCCCGCGCCCGCAGTGGGCTGGCATATGTGCCGCAGGGCCGGGGGCTGTTCTCGCAGCTCAGCGTGCACGAGAACCTGCTGATGGGCCTGCCCGCGCTGGGAGGCCGGGGAACGGTGAAACACGAGATTCCCGAACTGGTCTACGAACCTCTTCCCATCTGCCGCGATATGGCGAGCCGCAAGGCCGGAAACCTGAGCGGCGGGCAGCAGCAGCAGGTGGCGATTGGCCGCGCCCTGGTGACGAAACCGCGCTATCTGCTGCTCGACGAGCCCACCGAGGGCATTCAGCCGAGCATCGTGCAGGAGATCGAAACGGCACTGACGCGCATACGCCAGGAACTGCGGGTCGCTGTGCTGCTGGTCGAGCAGTATCTGGATTTCGCCTGGGCTTTTGCCGACCGCTACTACGTGATGCAGAAGGGCCGACTGGTGGATACCGGACTGACGGCAGACACACCGACCGGAGCAGTGCAGCGGTATCTGGGCGTCTGA
- the urtD gene encoding urea ABC transporter ATP-binding protein UrtD, with translation MTASTPHPDHLPLLDVQNITVSFDGFKALQNLSLSVARGSLRVLIGPNGAGKSTLLDTIIGKVRPASGDVRYRGQSITRLPEYRIANLGICRKFQAPGVLDGLSVRENLRVAAKRSKGVFASLKPGAGAAETARVDELLTLTGLSGKAGQLASLLAHGEKQWLEIGMVVAAEPELLLLDEPTAGMTAQETAQTADLIRSLAGRHTVLVIDHDMQFVELLDAPITVLHQGQVFREGDLAALRADAEVMEIYLGRPKEAPTGAEDAQT, from the coding sequence ATGACGGCTTCGACTCCGCACCCCGACCACCTCCCCCTGCTGGACGTGCAGAACATCACCGTGAGTTTCGACGGCTTCAAGGCGCTTCAGAATCTCAGCCTCAGCGTGGCGCGTGGCAGTCTGCGCGTGCTGATCGGCCCCAACGGTGCGGGCAAATCCACGCTGCTCGACACCATCATCGGCAAGGTGCGCCCCGCGTCGGGTGACGTGCGCTACCGGGGGCAGTCCATCACCCGGCTGCCAGAATACAGAATCGCCAACCTGGGTATCTGCCGGAAATTTCAGGCTCCTGGCGTGCTGGACGGTCTGAGCGTCCGTGAAAATCTGCGCGTGGCCGCCAAGCGCAGCAAAGGCGTGTTCGCCAGCCTGAAACCCGGAGCCGGTGCCGCCGAGACAGCCCGCGTGGACGAACTGCTGACGCTGACCGGCCTGAGCGGTAAGGCAGGGCAGCTCGCCTCGCTGCTGGCACACGGCGAAAAGCAGTGGCTGGAAATCGGAATGGTGGTGGCGGCAGAACCGGAACTGCTGCTGCTCGACGAACCCACGGCGGGGATGACCGCGCAGGAAACTGCTCAGACCGCCGATCTGATTCGCTCGCTGGCGGGCAGACATACCGTGCTGGTCATCGATCACGACATGCAGTTCGTCGAGCTGCTGGACGCACCGATCACGGTGCTGCATCAGGGACAGGTCTTCCGCGAGGGCGATCTGGCGGCGCTCAGAGCCGACGCCGAGGTGATGGAAATCTATCTGGGGCGACCCAAGGAAGCACCCACAGGAGCCGAAGATGCTCAAACTTGA
- the urtC gene encoding urea ABC transporter permease subunit UrtC: MTGGAMNRATQTALLLVAAAALIAAPFYLGAYSLTLLGRVLALSIAALGICVVWGRTGILSLGQGLFFGLGGYALAMHLKLAATAKGELPDFMVYNGVESLPWFWKPFASAPFALAMVLILPALAAGLVAWLMFRRRITGVYVSIITQALVLAFVTWLNGSQGLTSGTNGITDFQTFLGIDLRSSGTGLTHGLYWVTLLILGVCMAGTSWLLRTHFGSLLTAIQGNENRVRFLGYNPAAYKIAAFAFGGLLSGLSGALYTLHLGTISPAMIGVTFSIELVVWVALGGRASIVGAVGGMVAGQLAKDRISSAVPDAWLYIMGALFVLVVLVLPQGVAGLLNRRGSAGGSEVEAGAGHAADLPRTSKTGEQA, encoded by the coding sequence ATGACTGGGGGCGCGATGAACCGGGCGACCCAGACGGCGCTGCTGCTGGTTGCTGCCGCCGCGCTGATCGCCGCGCCGTTCTATCTGGGCGCGTACTCGCTGACGCTGCTGGGCCGCGTCCTGGCCCTGAGCATTGCCGCCCTGGGCATCTGCGTGGTGTGGGGGCGTACCGGGATTCTGAGTCTGGGACAGGGGCTGTTCTTCGGACTCGGCGGCTACGCGCTGGCGATGCACCTGAAGCTGGCCGCCACCGCCAAGGGAGAGCTGCCCGATTTCATGGTCTACAACGGCGTGGAGAGTCTGCCGTGGTTCTGGAAACCGTTTGCCAGTGCACCGTTTGCCCTGGCGATGGTGCTGATCCTCCCGGCGCTGGCAGCGGGGCTGGTGGCGTGGCTGATGTTCCGGCGGCGCATCACGGGCGTGTACGTCAGCATCATCACGCAGGCGCTGGTGCTGGCGTTCGTGACGTGGCTGAACGGCTCGCAGGGCCTGACCAGCGGCACCAACGGCATCACCGACTTTCAGACCTTTCTGGGCATCGATCTGCGGAGCAGCGGCACGGGGCTGACGCACGGGCTGTACTGGGTCACGCTGCTGATTCTGGGCGTGTGCATGGCAGGCACCTCCTGGCTGCTCCGCACGCATTTCGGCTCGCTGCTGACCGCCATTCAGGGCAACGAGAACCGCGTGCGGTTTCTGGGCTACAACCCCGCCGCCTACAAGATCGCCGCGTTCGCCTTCGGTGGTCTGCTCTCGGGCCTGAGCGGAGCGCTGTATACCCTGCATCTGGGCACCATTTCACCCGCCATGATCGGCGTGACCTTCAGCATCGAACTGGTGGTGTGGGTGGCCCTGGGAGGCCGGGCCAGCATCGTGGGCGCCGTGGGCGGAATGGTCGCGGGCCAGCTCGCCAAAGACAGGATTTCCAGCGCGGTGCCCGACGCCTGGCTGTACATCATGGGAGCGCTGTTCGTGCTGGTGGTGCTGGTGCTGCCGCAGGGGGTGGCGGGCCTGCTGAATCGCCGGGGATCAGCCGGAGGCAGTGAGGTCGAGGCCGGAGCCGGGCACGCTGCCGACCTTCCCCGGACATCCAAGACGGGTGAGCAGGCATGA
- the urtB gene encoding urea ABC transporter permease subunit UrtB, with amino-acid sequence MDPVFLSGQLFTGLSVASLLLLTALGLALSFGLMRVINMAHGEFLMIGGYLTFIAAKVAGPGFLWLAFPLAFVGTALLGALLEAAVIRRLYGRPLDTLLATWGISLILQQAARQIFGSTGVPVTAPDWLNGAVTVHGGALDGLTFPYVRLFVIVLAALVLGGMWLLLSRSRFGMHVRAVNQNREMAAALGVNTRQLDLLVFSLGAGIAGIAGVGLALLSPVNPAVGSAYIVNAFLVVVVGGVGSVLGAGAAALLLGFTTALAEGLTSSSLAQAIMLILVVAFLQWKPRGLIPTRSRALEDA; translated from the coding sequence ATGGATCCTGTGTTTCTGTCCGGACAACTGTTCACCGGCCTGTCGGTTGCCAGCCTGCTGCTGCTCACGGCGCTGGGACTGGCGCTCAGCTTTGGCCTGATGCGGGTCATCAATATGGCGCACGGCGAATTTCTGATGATCGGCGGCTACCTGACCTTCATCGCCGCCAAGGTCGCCGGGCCGGGGTTCCTGTGGCTGGCGTTTCCGCTGGCCTTTGTGGGAACAGCGCTGCTGGGGGCACTGTTGGAAGCGGCGGTCATTCGGCGGCTGTACGGGCGTCCACTCGACACCCTGCTCGCCACCTGGGGCATCAGCCTGATCCTGCAACAGGCGGCGCGGCAGATTTTTGGCAGCACGGGCGTTCCTGTCACGGCCCCCGACTGGCTGAACGGAGCCGTGACCGTACACGGCGGCGCACTCGACGGCCTGACCTTTCCGTATGTACGCCTGTTCGTGATCGTGCTGGCAGCCCTGGTGCTGGGCGGAATGTGGCTGCTGCTGAGCCGCAGCCGCTTCGGAATGCACGTGCGGGCCGTGAATCAGAACCGTGAGATGGCGGCGGCGCTGGGCGTGAACACCCGGCAGCTCGATCTGCTGGTGTTTTCGCTGGGCGCGGGCATCGCGGGGATCGCGGGCGTGGGACTGGCGCTGCTGTCGCCGGTCAATCCGGCAGTCGGATCGGCATATATCGTCAATGCCTTTCTGGTGGTGGTGGTCGGCGGCGTGGGCAGCGTGCTGGGCGCAGGCGCGGCGGCGCTGCTGCTGGGCTTTACCACCGCACTGGCCGAGGGGCTGACGAGTTCCAGTCTGGCGCAGGCGATCATGCTGATTCTGGTGGTGGCCTTCCTTCAGTGGAAGCCCAGAGGCCTGATTCCCACCCGCTCTCGGGCGCTGGAGGATGCATGA
- the urtA gene encoding urea ABC transporter substrate-binding protein: MNHQTNRRARHLSLLLTLGLFGSASAQGTVKVGVLHSLTGTMSISEITVANAAQLAVDEINAGGGVMGKKIEVVKEDGASDWPTFATKAEKLLTQDKVATVFGGWTSASRKAMLPVFEKNKGLLFYPVQFEGNECSPNIIYTGAQPNQQALPALEWAMSKGYKNIFLLGSDYVYPRTANLILKKHITDMKGKLAGEEYVALGGTEFSSVINKIKAAKPDVIINTLNGDSNVSFFKQYQAAGYSAKTLPVISFSIAEQEAQSIGPALLTGQYATWNYFQSLPNAANKKFVAAYQKKYGANAAITDPMAHAYMDVYLWKAAVEKAKSFDPAAVRKAIVGISVDSPLGKITVDANGSLTQTVYTGMSGAGGQFKVIGQSKGVVAPQPYDALAFPGKTCP, translated from the coding sequence ATGAACCACCAGACCAACCGCCGTGCACGCCACCTGTCGCTCCTCCTCACGCTGGGCCTGTTCGGCAGCGCGAGCGCCCAGGGCACCGTCAAGGTCGGCGTGCTGCACTCGCTGACCGGCACCATGTCGATTTCCGAAATCACGGTGGCGAACGCCGCTCAGCTCGCCGTCGACGAGATCAATGCGGGCGGCGGCGTGATGGGCAAGAAGATCGAGGTCGTGAAGGAAGACGGAGCGAGCGACTGGCCCACCTTTGCCACCAAGGCCGAGAAACTGCTGACCCAGGACAAGGTCGCCACGGTGTTCGGCGGCTGGACGAGCGCGAGCCGCAAGGCCATGCTGCCGGTCTTCGAGAAGAACAAGGGCCTGCTGTTCTATCCGGTGCAGTTCGAGGGCAACGAGTGCAGCCCCAACATCATCTATACCGGGGCGCAGCCCAACCAGCAGGCGCTTCCGGCGCTGGAATGGGCCATGAGCAAGGGCTACAAGAATATCTTCCTGCTGGGCAGCGATTACGTGTATCCGCGCACCGCCAACCTGATCCTGAAAAAGCACATCACCGACATGAAGGGCAAACTGGCGGGCGAGGAATACGTGGCGCTGGGCGGAACCGAGTTTTCCAGCGTCATCAACAAGATCAAGGCCGCCAAGCCCGACGTGATCATCAACACTCTGAACGGAGACAGCAACGTCTCCTTCTTCAAGCAGTATCAGGCGGCGGGCTACAGCGCCAAGACGCTGCCGGTCATCAGCTTCAGTATCGCCGAGCAGGAAGCCCAGAGCATCGGGCCTGCCCTGCTGACCGGACAGTACGCCACCTGGAACTACTTCCAGAGCCTGCCCAACGCCGCCAACAAGAAGTTCGTGGCCGCCTACCAGAAGAAGTACGGGGCAAACGCTGCCATCACCGACCCGATGGCGCACGCCTACATGGACGTGTATCTGTGGAAAGCCGCCGTCGAGAAGGCCAAGAGCTTCGATCCGGCAGCGGTCAGGAAAGCCATCGTGGGCATCAGCGTGGACAGCCCACTGGGCAAAATTACGGTGGACGCCAACGGCAGCCTGACCCAGACGGTGTACACCGGCATGTCGGGCGCGGGCGGGCAGTTCAAGGTGATCGGGCAGAGTAAAGGCGTGGTGGCTCCGCAGCCCTACGACGCGCTCGCCTTCCCGGGCAAAACCTGCCCCTGA
- a CDS encoding GAF domain-containing protein has product MAAARSPSQMSSLGERLQDVTEHLASATTQDAVFGAVLRPVLDALGAVSGAVLMLSAERLELAASHRTESNPVPSVWQSGPFESGNPAADALKRREALYFEHAGALSAAYPLLEARSGGATPVASALLPMFTGERPLGCIALDFREPHSFTRKERRFLRTLSAQCGIALERARLSLNLERQVQERTAQLETEMRAQEAFVAFTEAVGSELDVQLLAQQALKLLNLRFPGSTGAYYQLEDDLWKLHRHTDDLYDTPELLELLKAGLPRDTPMFLQAFRSHRPTFVNGWDSEREQVQRTEEYAAVSAYPLVQADGRVRAMLVVGLKDQTTWAERDRAVFRAVGRGLNLALDRSVQTEVMRQQNDELAARTHALEAFAQLTAGLSVQRDPYALVQRAQEVALSLLPPGYTLYYERSGTRWRSRVQVGDVGEPALQAFIDAGPLVGQTPSVDVAWETRQPLYQDDYARGSDTPDEMVQHVGAATSLPILNAGEPVGILIVVLFGRRTWTPTDRAVLETMVSSLELALDRSRQARQLEEERASLETFVAFTEAASRIDQLGDLSREAFATLQTLFPGSTVALYERQEGLWKAHHHTDDLQPELAKLIEAGLPPTTPLSSSCWRRGVRCLSTTGLSTARRSPISRRCRPRVCTRFFRTARSARRWAWA; this is encoded by the coding sequence ATGGCCGCTGCCCGATCTCCGTCTCAGATGTCCTCGCTCGGCGAGAGGCTCCAGGACGTGACCGAACATCTGGCCTCGGCCACCACCCAGGACGCAGTCTTCGGGGCGGTGCTGCGTCCTGTGCTGGATGCACTCGGCGCGGTGTCGGGCGCAGTTCTGATGCTGAGTGCCGAACGCCTGGAACTGGCGGCGTCGCACCGCACCGAGAGCAACCCGGTGCCCAGCGTGTGGCAGAGCGGCCCGTTTGAATCCGGCAACCCCGCCGCCGACGCGCTGAAGCGGCGCGAGGCCCTGTATTTCGAGCATGCCGGGGCGCTGAGTGCGGCCTATCCACTGCTGGAGGCCCGCAGCGGCGGCGCAACTCCGGTTGCCAGTGCGCTGCTGCCGATGTTTACGGGCGAGCGTCCACTCGGCTGCATCGCGCTCGACTTCCGTGAGCCGCATAGTTTTACCCGCAAGGAGCGCCGTTTCCTGAGGACTCTCAGCGCTCAGTGCGGCATTGCCCTCGAACGCGCTCGGCTGAGCCTGAACCTGGAGCGGCAGGTGCAGGAGCGAACCGCCCAGCTCGAAACCGAGATGCGGGCCCAGGAAGCGTTCGTGGCCTTTACCGAGGCGGTGGGCAGCGAGCTGGACGTGCAGCTGCTGGCTCAGCAGGCGCTGAAGCTGCTGAATCTGCGCTTTCCCGGCAGTACCGGCGCGTACTATCAGCTGGAGGACGACTTGTGGAAGCTGCACCGCCACACCGATGACCTGTACGACACCCCCGAACTGCTGGAGCTGCTGAAAGCCGGGCTGCCCCGCGACACGCCGATGTTTCTTCAGGCGTTTCGCAGCCATCGCCCGACCTTCGTGAACGGCTGGGATTCCGAGCGCGAACAGGTGCAGCGCACCGAGGAGTACGCGGCCGTTTCGGCGTATCCGCTGGTGCAGGCAGACGGCAGGGTCCGGGCCATGCTGGTGGTTGGCCTAAAGGATCAGACGACCTGGGCAGAACGTGACCGGGCGGTGTTCCGGGCGGTGGGGCGCGGCCTGAATCTGGCGCTCGACCGCAGCGTACAGACCGAGGTGATGCGTCAGCAGAACGATGAACTCGCCGCCCGCACCCACGCCCTCGAAGCCTTCGCACAGCTGACCGCCGGTCTGAGCGTGCAGCGCGATCCGTATGCCCTGGTGCAGCGGGCGCAGGAGGTGGCGCTCTCGCTCCTGCCGCCCGGCTACACGCTGTATTACGAACGCAGCGGGACGCGGTGGCGCAGCCGCGTGCAGGTGGGCGACGTGGGCGAACCGGCCCTGCAAGCCTTTATCGACGCCGGGCCGCTCGTGGGCCAGACTCCCAGCGTGGATGTGGCCTGGGAGACGCGCCAGCCGCTGTATCAGGACGACTACGCACGCGGCAGCGACACGCCGGACGAGATGGTGCAGCACGTGGGCGCGGCGACGTCACTGCCGATTCTGAATGCAGGCGAGCCGGTCGGCATCCTGATCGTGGTGCTGTTCGGTCGGCGCACCTGGACGCCGACCGACCGTGCTGTCCTCGAAACGATGGTCAGCAGCCTCGAACTGGCGCTCGACCGTTCGCGGCAGGCGCGGCAGCTGGAAGAGGAACGCGCCTCGCTCGAAACCTTCGTGGCCTTCACCGAGGCTGCCAGCAGAATCGATCAGCTCGGTGATCTGTCGCGCGAGGCCTTCGCGACCCTTCAGACGCTGTTTCCGGGCAGTACAGTCGCGCTCTACGAACGGCAGGAAGGTCTGTGGAAGGCCCACCACCACACCGACGATCTGCAACCGGAACTGGCGAAGTTGATCGAAGCGGGGCTGCCCCCGACCACCCCTCTTTCGTCCAGCTGCTGGAGGAGAGGCGTCCGGTGTTTGTCGACCACTGGTCTATCGACAGCGAGGAGGTCGCCCATTTCCAGGCGATGCAGACCACGTGTCTGTACCCGGTTTTTCAGGACGGCGAGGTCTGCGCGGCGCTGGGCGTGGGCCTGA